In the Candidatus Binatus sp. genome, GGTGCGCGCGGCCGATCTGATCTACGTGGTCGAGAACGGAACGATAGTTGAATCGGGCGATTGGGCGTCGCTAATCGCCAATCGGGAGAGCCGCTTCCGGACGTTGTGGGAAGCGCAGAGCCTGCACGTCGAATCGATTGATTAGAAAATGCTTTTGGGCATGTTTCGCGATGTCGCCCCGGCCGGTTGCTTGCAGCCTGCTGCCGCGCTGGCGCAGACTCGATCGATGAAGCTCTGGAAAGTCCTGACGACGGTGCTGCCGATAGCGATCGCAGTTGCGGGATGCGTGAACAAATCGATGAGCCAACCTGTAACCGATTCGACCGGCGGAATTCTCCAGGGCAAGGTTACGAGGGGGCCGCTCAGCCCGATGTTTCAACCGGGGCAAGGAGCGCCGACCGGCGGCGAGGTGGTGGATGCGCAGATTGATATCGCGAACGCATCCGGCAAGCTCGCATCGTCGCCAAAGACCGACGCGAACGGCCGCTTTAGCGTGAATCTCGCGCCGGGCGCCTACACGGTGACGATGCCGTCGCTGCAGGGCGCGCTCTTCAGCCACGATTTGCCGGCCACCGTCACCATCGTCGCGGGACAGACGCAACGCCTCGATATCCACCTTGACACTGGTATCCGCTGAAGCGCGGCGGTGCTCTCCGAGAGGCGCTAAACGCCGCGGGCGGTGGGACTCCAGATATGTTTGTGCATCTGTAGTTGCATCCGCACCGGCAGCCGATCCTCGAGAATCCAGGCGGCCAGCGCGGCGGGATCCAGTTGCCCGAAGACGGGACTCAGCAGGATCGCGTTGACGCGGGCGCCGAGTCCGCGCTCGGCGATCGCGGCGCGCGCCCATTCGTAGTCGGCGCGGTCGGCGACGACGAACTTGATTTCATCGCGAGCGCCGAGATGCTCGAGATTGCTCCAGAGGTTGCGCGCGGATGCGCCGCTGCCGGGGCATTTGAGATCCATGATCTTGATCACGCGCGGGTCGAGTTTGCTCACGTCCGATGCACCCGAGGTTTCGATCATCACGGTCTTGCCCGCGTCGAGCAGCGTGTTCATCAGCGGGTGCACGCCTTCCTGCAGCAGCGGCTCGCCGCCGGTGACTTCGATCAGATCGCATCGGTAACTATCGACGATTTGTGCGACTTCGGCGATCGACATCCGGCGGCCTTCGTAGAATGCGTACTCGGTATCGCACCATTGGCAGCGGAGATTGCATCCGGTGAGGCGCACGAACACGCACGGGCGGCCGGCATAGGTCGATTCGCCCTGGATGCTGTAAAAGATTTCGTTGATGTGCAGCCGTTCGGACTTCATTTTTGGTGAGTGTGATGCGGTGCGACGGTCGCGCGGGCCGCATCGCGCGCCGCGTCCATCACGTCTCTGAGCGCTGCGCCGTGGCGATTCGCAGCCGCGCGGCAATCGTCGTATTCGGGCGAAATAGTCGCGGGCGAATGTCCGTTGGCGCTGGAAAACTTGACGCGAATTTTGCCCCATCGCGTGTCGACTTCGCGGGTCTCCCGAAAGAGCTTGAGGCGCGCGACCGGATGATAGCGGAGTCCGATCGTCGAGGTCTCGGCGAAAATCACCGCGGCAAGTTCCTCGCGCCGCGCGGCTTCGGCGATCACGCCAAGCGTAATCGCGGGCCGTCCTTTCTTCATCACGGTCGGCGTGAGCGTGACGTCGCGCGCGCCCGCGGCAAAGAGTCGCTCCATCAGGTGGTCGTAAATCTGGGGATTGAGATCGTCGATATTGGCTGAAATTTCGATCATTTCGTCAGAGTCGAAAGCGCCAGTTTCGGCGCCCACGATCATGCGAAGGACGTTCGGGCGATCGGATGAATCGCGAGTGCCTGCCCCGTAGCCGATTTTCTCGGCTTTGAAGCTGAGCGGCAGTTCGGCGGGACGCGCCAGCGCGCGCACCACTGCGGCTCCGGTCGGCGTGACCATCTCGCCGATACCGTCGCCGAGGCGCACCGGAAATCCCGCGAGCAATTCCGCAGTCGCGGGCGCGGGCACCGGGATGATTCCATGCTGCGAGCGCACGAAGCCGGAACCCATCGGCATCGCCGATACGATCAGGTCGGTGACGGCGAGTTGTTCGAGGCCCCACGCGACGCCGACGATATCGATGATCGAATCGACCGCGCCGACTTCATGAAAGTGAACGTGGTCGGGAGTCGTGTTGTGAATCTT is a window encoding:
- a CDS encoding carboxypeptidase-like regulatory domain-containing protein, whose amino-acid sequence is MKLWKVLTTVLPIAIAVAGCVNKSMSQPVTDSTGGILQGKVTRGPLSPMFQPGQGAPTGGEVVDAQIDIANASGKLASSPKTDANGRFSVNLAPGAYTVTMPSLQGALFSHDLPATVTIVAGQTQRLDIHLDTGIR
- a CDS encoding radical SAM protein, whose translation is MKSERLHINEIFYSIQGESTYAGRPCVFVRLTGCNLRCQWCDTEYAFYEGRRMSIAEVAQIVDSYRCDLIEVTGGEPLLQEGVHPLMNTLLDAGKTVMIETSGASDVSKLDPRVIKIMDLKCPGSGASARNLWSNLEHLGARDEIKFVVADRADYEWARAAIAERGLGARVNAILLSPVFGQLDPAALAAWILEDRLPVRMQLQMHKHIWSPTARGV
- the larC gene encoding nickel pincer cofactor biosynthesis protein LarC, whose translation is MKTAYLDAFSGLSGDMIVGAILDCGVSFDNFERAIAAVALSGYKLSTRRKVVSGISAVKFDVEVTEPQPERHFGEIRAMIDSSALADSVKRRAIAIFEVLAAAEAKIHNTTPDHVHFHEVGAVDSIIDIVGVAWGLEQLAVTDLIVSAMPMGSGFVRSQHGIIPVPAPATAELLAGFPVRLGDGIGEMVTPTGAAVVRALARPAELPLSFKAEKIGYGAGTRDSSDRPNVLRMIVGAETGAFDSDEMIEISANIDDLNPQIYDHLMERLFAAGARDVTLTPTVMKKGRPAITLGVIAEAARREELAAVIFAETSTIGLRYHPVARLKLFRETREVDTRWGKIRVKFSSANGHSPATISPEYDDCRAAANRHGAALRDVMDAARDAARATVAPHHTHQK